The Saccharothrix variisporea genome has a segment encoding these proteins:
- a CDS encoding ribokinase, with protein sequence MGVLVLGSANADLVVAVERRPGGGETVLGGDTVVMPGGKGANTAVAAGRLGCDVALVGAVGADQYGSLLRESLASSGVRTDLVRTSERPTGIAYITVTPDGENSIVVAPGANSDVSPSDVDSLDWAGVSVLVCSLEVPLSTVEHALAVAAAHGVRCVLNLSPVAPVSPEALALLDPLIVNEHEALSLADSFAGLLTLGPKSAVVTLGGRGAAVVTADGVVEVPSPAVDPVDTTGAGDAFSGALAHRLSSGDDLVAAARYAARVAATSVTRPGAQPSYPTPDEVLA encoded by the coding sequence GTGGGCGTACTGGTGCTGGGCTCGGCCAACGCGGACCTCGTCGTGGCGGTGGAACGCCGTCCGGGCGGCGGGGAGACGGTCCTGGGCGGCGACACGGTGGTGATGCCGGGCGGCAAGGGCGCCAACACGGCCGTCGCCGCCGGTCGGCTCGGGTGCGACGTCGCGCTGGTGGGTGCGGTGGGCGCGGACCAGTACGGCTCGCTGCTGCGGGAGTCGCTGGCGTCGTCCGGGGTGCGCACGGACCTCGTGCGCACCTCCGAGCGGCCGACCGGCATCGCGTACATCACGGTCACGCCGGACGGGGAGAACTCCATCGTCGTGGCGCCGGGCGCGAACTCGGACGTGTCACCGTCCGATGTGGACTCGCTCGACTGGGCCGGCGTCTCGGTGCTGGTGTGCTCGCTGGAAGTGCCGCTGTCCACCGTGGAGCACGCTCTCGCGGTCGCGGCGGCGCACGGGGTGCGGTGCGTGCTCAACCTGTCCCCGGTGGCGCCCGTGTCGCCGGAGGCGCTGGCCCTGCTCGACCCGCTGATCGTGAACGAGCACGAGGCGCTGTCCCTGGCGGACTCGTTCGCCGGCTTGTTGACGCTGGGCCCGAAGTCCGCGGTCGTCACCCTGGGCGGACGCGGAGCCGCCGTGGTCACCGCCGACGGCGTGGTCGAGGTGCCCTCGCCCGCGGTGGACCCGGTGGACACGACCGGTGCCGGTGACGCCTTCTCCGGCGCCCTGGCCCACCGGTTGTCCTCTGGTGACGACCTGGTGGCGGCGGCGCGCTACGCCGCACGGGTGGCGGCGACGTCCGTGACCCGGCCGGGTGCGCAGCCGTCGTACCCGACACCGGACGAGGTGCTCGCGTGA
- a CDS encoding substrate-binding domain-containing protein, protein MKFRGVAALSAVALAALTACGSGASAGGGGEITVGLAISTLDNPYFVALKEGAEKAAAELGVKLTVVDAQNDATNQVNQVQTFTTQGVKAIIINPVDSKQAAPAAKAAENANIPLVAVDRSVDQGKVVSEVASDNVQGGTLAAIELGRAVSGEVVHLQGIPGASAARDRGQGFEQGLNSGGIKVVASQPADFNRAKGLDVMTNLLQANPGIKGVFADNDEMALGAIKALGDRAGKDVAVVGFDGTPDGLKAVEDGTMAATIAQQPDVLGRKAVEQAVKAARGEAVQEVVDVEVKVVTKQNVAEFKK, encoded by the coding sequence ATGAAGTTCCGCGGTGTCGCCGCGCTGTCGGCCGTCGCCCTGGCGGCGCTGACCGCGTGCGGTTCGGGGGCGTCGGCAGGGGGCGGTGGCGAGATCACCGTCGGCCTGGCGATCTCCACCCTGGACAACCCCTACTTCGTGGCCCTGAAGGAAGGCGCCGAGAAGGCCGCCGCCGAGCTGGGCGTGAAGCTGACCGTGGTGGACGCGCAGAACGACGCCACCAACCAGGTCAACCAGGTGCAGACGTTCACCACCCAGGGCGTCAAGGCGATCATCATCAACCCGGTCGACTCCAAGCAGGCCGCGCCCGCCGCCAAGGCCGCCGAGAACGCCAACATCCCGCTGGTGGCCGTGGACCGCTCGGTGGACCAGGGCAAGGTCGTCTCCGAGGTCGCCTCCGACAACGTCCAGGGCGGCACCCTGGCGGCGATCGAGCTGGGCCGCGCGGTCAGCGGCGAGGTTGTGCACCTCCAGGGCATCCCCGGCGCGTCGGCCGCCCGCGACCGCGGCCAGGGCTTCGAGCAGGGCCTGAACTCCGGCGGCATCAAGGTCGTGGCGAGCCAGCCCGCGGACTTCAACCGCGCCAAGGGCCTGGACGTGATGACGAACCTGCTCCAGGCCAACCCGGGCATCAAGGGCGTCTTCGCGGACAACGACGAGATGGCGCTGGGCGCGATCAAGGCGCTGGGCGACCGGGCCGGCAAGGACGTCGCCGTGGTCGGGTTCGACGGCACGCCGGACGGCCTGAAGGCGGTCGAGGACGGCACAATGGCCGCGACCATCGCGCAGCAGCCCGACGTGCTCGGGCGCAAGGCTGTCGAGCAGGCGGTCAAGGCGGCGCGCGGCGAGGCGGTCCAGGAGGTCGTCGACGTCGAGGTCAAGGTCGTGACCAAGCAGAACGTCGCCGAGTTCAAGAAGTGA
- a CDS encoding ABC transporter permease produces the protein MTTVASRKNFKVLSDNGALAGLLVLVVALSLLAPSFLTTQNLLNVGVQAAVVAVLAFGSTFVIVSGGIDLSVGSVAALSAMVGAWSSAEAGLPGPVALLLGLATGVVAGLVNGALVSYGKLPAFIATLAMLSVARGLTLVVSQGSPTATPDVVSSLGSNLTPYLPVPLLVMLVFFGITGFVLSRTYSGRAMYAIGGNEEAARLSGIDVRRQKLVVYALSGLFAAVAGMLLAGRLSSAGPQAAVGYELDAIAAVVIGGASLSGGVGRATGTLVGALVLAVLRNGLNQLQVSPFWQQVVIGAVIALAVLLDTLRRRTR, from the coding sequence ATGACAACGGTGGCCAGTCGCAAGAACTTCAAGGTGCTGTCCGACAACGGCGCGCTCGCCGGCCTGCTGGTGCTGGTGGTGGCGTTGTCGCTGCTCGCGCCCTCCTTCCTGACCACCCAGAACCTGCTCAACGTGGGCGTGCAGGCGGCCGTGGTCGCGGTGCTCGCGTTCGGGTCGACGTTCGTCATCGTGTCCGGCGGCATCGACCTGTCGGTGGGCAGCGTCGCGGCGCTGTCGGCGATGGTCGGCGCCTGGTCGTCGGCCGAGGCGGGCCTGCCCGGACCGGTCGCGCTGCTGCTGGGCCTGGCCACCGGCGTGGTCGCGGGCCTGGTCAACGGCGCGCTGGTGTCCTACGGGAAGCTGCCCGCGTTCATCGCCACGCTGGCCATGCTCAGCGTCGCCCGCGGCCTGACCCTGGTGGTGTCGCAGGGCAGCCCGACCGCCACGCCCGACGTCGTCAGCTCGCTCGGGTCGAACCTCACCCCGTACCTGCCGGTGCCGCTGCTGGTGATGCTGGTGTTCTTCGGGATCACCGGGTTCGTGCTGTCCCGCACGTACTCCGGCCGCGCGATGTACGCCATCGGCGGCAACGAGGAGGCCGCGCGCCTGTCCGGCATCGACGTGCGCCGGCAGAAGCTCGTCGTCTACGCGCTGTCCGGCCTGTTCGCGGCCGTCGCGGGCATGCTGCTCGCCGGTCGCCTGTCCTCCGCCGGCCCGCAGGCCGCCGTGGGCTACGAGCTGGACGCGATCGCGGCCGTGGTGATCGGCGGCGCGTCGCTGTCCGGCGGCGTCGGCCGCGCCACCGGCACGCTGGTCGGCGCGCTCGTGCTGGCCGTGCTGCGCAACGGCCTCAACCAGTTGCAGGTGTCCCCGTTCTGGCAGCAGGTGGTGATCGGCGCGGTGATCGCGCTGGCCGTCCTGCTCGACACGCTTCGCCGCCGTACCCGATGA
- a CDS encoding sugar ABC transporter ATP-binding protein encodes MLLEARDIGKSFTGVRALDGVDFDVRPGEVHVLLGENGAGKSTLVKVLAGVHHPDTGTVERHGSLAVIHQELTLVPQLSVAENLFLGRPPRRFGIVDKARMRQDAKALLERVGLDVDPTTPVRDLGIAQQQMVEIARALSLNAQLLVLDEPTAVLTDTETDRLLDIMSELRAQGVGLVFITHHLDEIRRVADRITVLRDGRSVGTLPGTATVEHMIELMVGRTIDEQYPRRRTEPGEVLFKVEGLTRRGAFHDVSFHVRAGEVVGVAGLVGAGRTEVVRAAFGVDPYDSGTVEVAGRRLPAHDVQAAVRAGLGLVPEDRKGQGLVLTSTVGDNLGLVTMKSATRAGLVDRAAQRDRAAEMAKSLRVKTSGLGQQVRELSGGNQQKVVIGKWLLADPRVLVLDEPTRGVDVGAKVEIYELVNRMTAAGRAVVLVSSDLPEVIGMSDRVVVMAHGRVAGELPAGTTQDKVMALAVQEFPA; translated from the coding sequence GTGCTGCTTGAGGCGCGGGACATCGGCAAGAGCTTCACCGGCGTGCGCGCGCTGGACGGCGTGGACTTCGACGTCCGCCCCGGCGAGGTGCACGTCCTGCTCGGCGAGAACGGCGCGGGCAAGTCCACGCTGGTCAAGGTGCTCGCCGGGGTGCACCACCCGGACACGGGGACCGTCGAGCGCCACGGCAGCCTGGCCGTGATCCACCAGGAGCTGACCCTGGTGCCGCAGCTGTCGGTCGCCGAGAACCTGTTCCTCGGCCGCCCGCCGCGCCGCTTCGGCATTGTCGACAAAGCGCGAATGCGACAAGACGCCAAGGCGCTCCTGGAACGCGTCGGCCTGGACGTCGACCCGACCACACCCGTCAGGGACCTCGGCATCGCGCAGCAGCAGATGGTCGAGATCGCCCGCGCGCTGAGCCTGAACGCCCAGCTCCTGGTCCTGGACGAGCCGACCGCCGTCCTCACCGACACCGAGACCGACCGGCTGCTCGACATCATGTCCGAGCTGCGCGCGCAGGGCGTCGGCCTGGTCTTCATCACCCACCACCTGGACGAGATCCGCCGGGTCGCCGACCGGATCACGGTCCTGCGCGACGGCCGCAGCGTCGGCACCCTCCCCGGCACGGCCACCGTCGAGCACATGATCGAGCTGATGGTCGGCCGCACCATCGACGAGCAGTACCCGCGCCGCCGCACCGAACCCGGCGAGGTGCTGTTCAAGGTCGAGGGCCTGACCCGGCGCGGCGCCTTCCACGACGTCTCCTTCCACGTCCGCGCGGGCGAGGTCGTCGGGGTCGCGGGCCTGGTCGGCGCGGGCCGGACCGAGGTGGTGCGGGCGGCGTTCGGCGTCGACCCCTACGACTCCGGGACCGTCGAGGTCGCCGGGCGCAGGCTGCCCGCGCACGACGTGCAGGCCGCGGTGCGAGCCGGGCTCGGCCTGGTCCCCGAGGACCGCAAGGGCCAGGGCCTGGTGCTCACGTCGACAGTCGGCGACAACCTCGGCCTGGTCACCATGAAGTCGGCCACCAGGGCCGGCCTGGTCGACCGCGCGGCACAGCGGGACCGGGCCGCCGAGATGGCGAAGTCGTTGCGGGTCAAGACCTCCGGCCTCGGGCAGCAGGTGCGCGAGCTGTCCGGCGGCAACCAGCAGAAGGTCGTCATCGGCAAGTGGCTGCTGGCCGACCCGCGCGTGCTGGTGCTCGACGAGCCGACCCGCGGCGTGGACGTCGGCGCGAAGGTCGAGATCTACGAGCTGGTCAACCGGATGACCGCGGCCGGCCGCGCGGTCGTGCTGGTGTCCTCCGACCTGCCCGAGGTGATCGGGATGAGCGACCGGGTGGTCGTGATGGCGCACGGCCGCGTCGCGGGCGAACTGCCCGCCGGCACGACCCAGGACAAGGTGATGGCGTTGGCGGTTCAGGAGTTCCCGGCATGA
- a CDS encoding LacI family DNA-binding transcriptional regulator produces MTEEVQSVTTIKDVAQHAGVSTATVSRVLNGHAAPTPETRTRVLAAVEELGYRPNALARSLRTTSTKTLGLVISDLVNPFFAEIARAVEEEARAHGYCVIVANADESADQLLTYVRTLLDRRVDGLLVCPATDDPSWLAEVEERGVPLVLLDRTVPDASCPVVRADGAQALADLAEALKAAGHRTVGVIAGPPDTSTGRERLEQFARGGLQLRVVHGDFRRESGARAAAELLDAPDRPTALVAMDNLMGLGALEELRRRGLTVPADVGLAVYDDQPWFPLLDPPITVIAQPTVEMGHAAARSLLALVAGEQPADVQLTARLVVRGSLGEATGAA; encoded by the coding sequence GTGACCGAGGAGGTGCAGAGCGTGACCACGATCAAGGACGTCGCGCAGCACGCCGGGGTCTCGACCGCGACCGTCTCCCGCGTCCTCAACGGCCACGCCGCCCCGACGCCCGAGACCCGCACCCGCGTCCTCGCCGCCGTCGAAGAACTCGGCTACCGCCCGAACGCGCTGGCCCGCTCCCTGCGCACCACCTCCACCAAGACCCTCGGCCTGGTGATCAGCGACCTCGTCAACCCGTTCTTCGCCGAGATCGCCCGGGCGGTCGAGGAGGAGGCGCGGGCGCACGGCTACTGCGTGATCGTCGCCAACGCCGACGAGTCCGCCGACCAACTCCTGACCTACGTCCGCACGCTGCTCGACCGCCGCGTCGACGGCCTGCTGGTGTGCCCGGCGACCGACGACCCGTCGTGGCTCGCCGAGGTCGAGGAGCGCGGCGTTCCGCTCGTCCTCCTGGACCGGACCGTGCCGGACGCGTCCTGCCCGGTGGTCCGCGCGGACGGCGCGCAAGCGCTCGCGGACCTCGCCGAGGCGCTGAAGGCCGCCGGTCACCGGACGGTCGGCGTGATCGCCGGGCCGCCCGACACCAGCACCGGCCGCGAGCGCCTCGAGCAGTTCGCGCGCGGTGGGCTCCAGCTGCGGGTCGTGCACGGTGACTTCCGCCGGGAGAGCGGTGCGCGGGCCGCGGCCGAGCTGCTGGACGCGCCGGACCGCCCGACCGCCCTGGTCGCGATGGACAACCTGATGGGCCTGGGCGCGCTGGAGGAGCTCCGCCGCCGCGGCCTGACCGTGCCGGCCGACGTGGGCTTGGCCGTGTACGACGACCAGCCGTGGTTCCCGCTGCTGGACCCGCCGATCACGGTCATCGCCCAGCCCACCGTCGAGATGGGTCACGCCGCCGCCCGCAGCCTGCTGGCGCTGGTCGCGGGCGAGCAGCCGGCGGACGTCCAGCTCACCGCGCGCCTGGTCGTGCGGGGTTCCCTCGGGGAGGCGACCGGTGCTGCTTGA
- a CDS encoding DUF2339 domain-containing protein: MPAQGSAASHAPEFAASHAPDFAAWPAPGFAASPAHMSAASPAPWPGESVPWGGQPQQPPQQQPQPPVPPRPSLFDRLSQPGAGSKLLAWVGGAVTLLGVVLLLVLAVQRGYLGPVPRVVGGALLGAVLVAIALRLHRSETSRTGAFAVAATGFAVLYLDVVAATSIYAYLPEGGGLAAGLLIAAGGLLLAMRWDSALFAAGVVGACAVCAPVLTEGFTPLLVGFLLVLKIAAAPVHLRKDWPSLAVTAGVPPLLATVLVMGHTRDARTLAGLALLAALVGVAAAVVTVRVRPDDVTALGLAVGSPLPALLTTVVLDKSWGAGLAGVIALVVLGLWVVGRRSLPSAFTAGVGAVGVLALFVSTALALDGSARAGVVLGEALVLAVLADRLRSRGSLLGSAIFAGIGLVMTLAAAVPPALLLEPPHAATAPGDLVTGLLAALVLALTAIALPRAAVRLAVLDRHPLPWVVVGLVVLYATAGVVLCSALLVSPTEAGFLFGHSVVTVSWTLAALVLLVRGIDVRSLRVAGLVLVGSAVAKLLLFDLAALDGVARVLAFIGAGLVLLTAGTRYAKLVAARRISAN, encoded by the coding sequence GTGCCCGCGCAGGGATCCGCCGCCTCGCACGCACCGGAATTCGCCGCATCGCACGCACCCGATTTCGCCGCCTGGCCCGCGCCGGGGTTCGCCGCCTCGCCCGCCCACATGTCCGCCGCCTCGCCCGCGCCGTGGCCCGGCGAGTCGGTGCCGTGGGGTGGGCAGCCGCAGCAGCCGCCGCAGCAGCAACCTCAGCCGCCCGTGCCGCCGCGGCCCTCGCTCTTCGACCGGCTCAGCCAGCCCGGTGCCGGTAGCAAGCTGCTCGCCTGGGTCGGCGGCGCGGTGACGTTGCTCGGTGTCGTCCTGCTCCTCGTCCTCGCCGTCCAGCGCGGCTACCTCGGCCCCGTCCCGCGCGTGGTCGGCGGCGCACTCCTCGGTGCCGTCCTGGTCGCGATCGCCCTCCGCCTCCACCGCAGCGAAACCTCCCGCACGGGCGCGTTCGCCGTCGCCGCTACCGGGTTCGCGGTCCTCTACCTGGATGTCGTCGCCGCCACCTCCATCTACGCCTACCTCCCCGAGGGCGGCGGTCTGGCCGCCGGGCTCCTCATCGCCGCCGGTGGTCTGCTGCTCGCGATGCGGTGGGATTCGGCGCTGTTCGCCGCCGGGGTGGTGGGCGCGTGTGCCGTGTGCGCGCCGGTGCTGACCGAAGGCTTCACGCCGTTGCTGGTCGGCTTCCTGCTGGTCCTGAAGATCGCCGCCGCTCCAGTGCACCTGCGCAAGGACTGGCCGTCGCTGGCCGTCACCGCGGGCGTCCCGCCCCTCCTGGCGACGGTGCTGGTCATGGGCCACACCCGGGACGCCCGCACGCTCGCCGGTCTCGCCCTGCTCGCCGCGTTGGTCGGCGTGGCCGCCGCGGTCGTCACGGTCCGGGTCCGGCCGGACGACGTCACCGCGCTCGGTCTCGCCGTCGGCTCGCCGCTGCCCGCCCTGCTGACGACGGTCGTCCTGGACAAGTCGTGGGGTGCCGGGCTCGCGGGCGTGATCGCGCTGGTCGTGCTCGGGTTGTGGGTGGTCGGGCGGCGGTCGCTGCCCTCCGCGTTCACCGCCGGGGTCGGCGCGGTCGGGGTGCTGGCGTTGTTCGTGTCCACGGCGCTGGCCCTGGACGGCAGTGCTCGCGCGGGTGTCGTGCTCGGTGAGGCGCTGGTGCTGGCGGTGTTGGCCGACCGGCTGCGGTCGCGCGGGTCGCTGCTGGGCTCGGCGATCTTCGCCGGCATCGGTCTGGTGATGACGCTCGCCGCCGCCGTGCCGCCGGCCCTGTTGCTGGAGCCGCCACACGCGGCGACCGCGCCGGGTGACCTGGTGACCGGGCTGCTCGCGGCCTTGGTGCTGGCGCTGACCGCGATCGCCCTGCCCCGTGCGGCGGTCCGGCTCGCGGTCCTGGACCGGCACCCGCTGCCGTGGGTGGTCGTCGGGCTGGTCGTGCTCTACGCGACGGCCGGGGTCGTGCTGTGCTCGGCCCTGCTCGTGTCGCCGACCGAGGCCGGGTTCCTGTTCGGCCACTCCGTCGTCACGGTCTCCTGGACGCTGGCCGCCCTCGTGCTGCTCGTGCGGGGCATCGACGTGCGGTCGCTGCGGGTCGCCGGGCTGGTCCTCGTCGGCTCGGCGGTGGCCAAGCTGCTGCTGTTCGACCTGGCCGCGCTGGACGGCGTCGCCCGCGTCCTTGCGTTCATCGGCGCAGGGCTGGTGCTCCTGACGGCGGGCACGCGCTACGCCAAGTTGGTGGCGGCGAGACGAATTTCCGCGAATTAG
- a CDS encoding PQQ-binding-like beta-propeller repeat protein, with protein MVRRRAALVCAALLVGTAVVPAFGDPPQPTVLTAGTRAPLAYVVARQGQVEVLDSVDGHIRVEADTGAWTTGAAVAPDGSRVYVVNGYAGTITAVDAVVGEVTGRINTGVQLARAALHPNGERLYVTGSDVVAVVDTREFHLVAAVRVGRQPQGIAVTPNGDLVFVANSQDGTVTVVDTKSSSPVATVAVGGLPQNVAVSPDGSAVYVSSLEVSDRTGTVSLIDPQTHRVRWKQKVGRGAGSVAVTPDGEHVYVALDGEVAVLDTTTYQVTRIRHDARSLAIPPGDRRVFLACGKTTTVLDSADNSVLTTFHHSALDSTPLHDNGRGFDATTVAFAAHR; from the coding sequence ATGGTCCGACGACGAGCCGCCCTGGTCTGCGCGGCGCTGCTCGTCGGCACCGCCGTCGTCCCGGCCTTCGGCGACCCGCCGCAGCCGACCGTGCTCACCGCCGGCACCCGGGCCCCGCTGGCCTACGTCGTCGCCCGGCAGGGCCAGGTCGAGGTGCTGGACTCCGTCGACGGCCACATCCGCGTCGAGGCCGACACCGGCGCGTGGACCACCGGCGCCGCGGTCGCCCCGGATGGCAGCCGGGTCTACGTCGTCAACGGCTACGCGGGCACCATCACGGCCGTCGACGCGGTGGTCGGCGAGGTCACCGGCCGCATCAACACCGGCGTGCAGCTGGCCCGCGCCGCGCTGCACCCCAACGGCGAGCGCCTCTACGTCACCGGCAGCGACGTCGTGGCCGTGGTGGACACGCGGGAGTTCCACCTGGTCGCCGCCGTCCGCGTGGGGCGGCAGCCGCAGGGCATCGCGGTCACGCCCAACGGTGACCTGGTGTTCGTCGCCAACTCCCAGGACGGCACGGTGACCGTCGTGGACACCAAGTCGTCGTCCCCGGTGGCCACGGTCGCCGTCGGCGGGCTGCCGCAGAACGTCGCCGTCAGCCCGGACGGGAGCGCGGTCTACGTCAGCTCGCTGGAGGTGTCCGACCGCACCGGCACGGTGAGCCTGATCGACCCGCAGACCCACCGGGTCCGCTGGAAGCAGAAGGTCGGCCGGGGCGCGGGCAGCGTCGCCGTCACCCCGGACGGCGAGCACGTGTACGTGGCGCTGGACGGCGAGGTCGCCGTGCTGGACACCACCACCTACCAGGTCACCCGCATCCGCCACGACGCGCGCAGCCTCGCCATCCCGCCCGGCGACCGCCGCGTGTTCCTGGCCTGCGGCAAGACCACCACCGTGCTGGACAGCGCGGACAACTCGGTGCTGACCACGTTCCACCACAGCGCCCTGGACAGCACCCCGCTGCACGACAACGGCCGCGGCTTCGACGCCACGACGGTCGCCTTCGCCGCCCACCGCTGA
- a CDS encoding LysR family transcriptional regulator, which yields MIDPRRLRVLRALADHGTVTAAAQALHLTPSAVSQQLAALESEVGQELLRRRGRRVSLTSAGELLVRHANAVAAELERAQATLAGLASGTAGRVEVGSFASAITQVVAPALARLRVSAPGVVVRVRDVEGHASVPLLLDGEIDLAITEEYRPRRDDGRLTRFPLYTEPFDVVLPADHRLAGRAEVDLRDLAEDDWVATLPGNPVRDVVELACGDAGFAPRIVHTSDDFSAVGALVRAGAGVALVPRHALRGVPVTGTAPLRRVFAAVRKGSEDHPLIRAVLDCATPSRG from the coding sequence GTGATCGACCCCCGAAGGCTGCGCGTGCTGCGCGCGCTGGCCGACCACGGCACCGTGACGGCGGCGGCGCAGGCGCTGCACCTGACGCCGTCCGCCGTGTCGCAGCAGCTCGCCGCCCTGGAGTCCGAGGTCGGGCAGGAGCTGCTGCGCCGGCGGGGGCGGCGGGTGTCGCTGACGTCGGCCGGTGAGCTGCTGGTGCGCCACGCGAACGCCGTGGCGGCCGAGTTGGAGCGCGCGCAGGCGACGTTGGCGGGTCTGGCGTCGGGTACGGCCGGTCGGGTCGAGGTGGGCAGCTTCGCGTCGGCGATCACGCAGGTCGTGGCGCCGGCGCTGGCGCGGCTGCGGGTGTCCGCGCCGGGGGTGGTGGTGCGGGTGCGGGACGTGGAGGGGCACGCGAGCGTGCCGCTGCTGCTGGACGGCGAGATCGACCTGGCGATCACCGAGGAGTACCGGCCGCGCCGCGACGACGGCCGGCTGACCCGGTTCCCGCTCTACACCGAGCCGTTCGACGTCGTCCTGCCCGCCGACCACCGGTTGGCCGGGCGGGCGGAGGTGGACCTGCGGGACCTCGCGGAGGACGACTGGGTGGCGACGCTGCCCGGCAACCCGGTCCGGGACGTGGTGGAGCTGGCCTGCGGCGACGCCGGGTTCGCGCCGCGGATCGTGCACACGTCCGACGACTTCAGCGCCGTCGGGGCCCTGGTGCGGGCGGGCGCGGGCGTGGCGCTGGTACCGCGGCACGCGCTGCGCGGTGTCCCGGTCACCGGCACCGCGCCGCTGCGCCGGGTCTTCGCGGCGGTCCGCAAGGGCAGCGAGGACCACCCGCTGATCAGGGCGGTGTTGGATTGCGCGACTCCGTCGCGTGGCTAG
- a CDS encoding glycine C-acetyltransferase, with amino-acid sequence MYGAMRDDLRSGLDEIRAAGLYKAERVIGTPQNAAVRVGAGDEVLNFCANNYLGLADHPKLVQAAKDALDRWGFGMASVRFICGTQEPHKELEKRLSEFLGTEDTILYSSCFDANGGLFETLLGAEDAIISDELNHASIIDGVRLSKARRYRYKNRDMDDLERQLKDSADARYRLIATDGVFSMDGYLAQLDEICDLADRYDALVMVDDSHAVGFTGPTGRGTPELFGVQDRVDIVTGTLGKALGGASGGYTSGRAEIVEMLRQRSRPYLFSNSLAPSITAAAIAALDLLSSSGELLERLRANTALFRSRMTEAGFDLLPGEHPIIPVMIGDAAEASRMADLLLEQGIYVIGFSYPVVPHGKARIRTQMSAAHSTDDVNRAVDAFIAAREAMRG; translated from the coding sequence ATGTACGGCGCGATGCGCGACGACCTGCGTTCCGGCCTCGACGAGATCCGCGCGGCGGGCCTGTACAAGGCGGAACGGGTGATCGGGACACCGCAGAACGCCGCCGTCCGGGTGGGCGCGGGCGACGAGGTGCTCAACTTCTGCGCCAACAACTACCTGGGCCTGGCCGACCACCCGAAGCTGGTGCAGGCCGCCAAGGACGCGCTGGACCGGTGGGGCTTCGGCATGGCTTCCGTGCGGTTCATCTGCGGCACCCAGGAGCCGCACAAGGAGCTGGAGAAGCGGCTGTCGGAGTTCCTCGGCACCGAGGACACCATCCTCTACAGTTCGTGCTTCGACGCCAACGGCGGCCTGTTCGAGACGCTGCTCGGCGCGGAGGACGCGATCATCTCCGACGAGCTCAACCACGCCTCGATCATCGACGGCGTGCGCCTGTCCAAGGCCCGCCGCTACCGCTACAAGAACCGCGACATGGACGACCTGGAGCGGCAGCTCAAGGACTCCGCCGACGCCCGCTACCGGCTCATCGCCACCGACGGCGTGTTCTCCATGGACGGCTACCTGGCGCAGCTGGACGAGATCTGCGACCTGGCCGACCGGTACGACGCCCTGGTCATGGTCGACGACTCGCACGCCGTCGGGTTCACCGGCCCGACCGGGCGCGGCACGCCGGAGCTGTTCGGTGTGCAGGACCGGGTGGACATCGTCACCGGCACGCTCGGCAAGGCGCTGGGCGGCGCGAGCGGCGGCTACACGTCCGGGCGCGCGGAGATCGTGGAGATGCTGCGGCAGCGGTCCCGGCCGTACCTGTTCTCCAACTCCCTGGCCCCGTCCATCACCGCCGCCGCGATCGCCGCGCTGGACCTGCTCAGCTCGTCCGGCGAACTGCTGGAGCGGCTGCGCGCGAACACCGCGTTGTTCCGGTCCCGGATGACCGAGGCGGGCTTCGACCTGCTGCCCGGCGAGCACCCGATCATCCCGGTGATGATCGGCGACGCCGCGGAGGCGTCCCGGATGGCGGACCTGCTGCTCGAGCAGGGCATCTACGTGATCGGCTTCTCCTACCCGGTGGTGCCGCACGGCAAGGCCCGCATCCGCACCCAGATGTCCGCGGCGCACTCGACCGACGACGTGAACCGGGCGGTGGACGCCTTCATCGCCGCCCGCGAGGCGATGCGCGGCTGA